Below is a genomic region from Patagioenas fasciata isolate bPatFas1 chromosome 5, bPatFas1.hap1, whole genome shotgun sequence.
atcttttttatcctgtgttgtccagaactgcacaccgttctccaggtgaggccgcaccagcgcagagcagagctggacaaTCACAtccctcacccggctggcaatgctgtgcatgatgcacctgggacacggttggccctcttggctgccagggacactgttggctcatgttcaacttgtcattGACCAGAacgcccagatccctctccatggggcagctctccagcctctcattccccagtctgtatgtatagccagggtgtcccaggtgcaaaatctggcacttgcccttgttaagcttcatgcagttggtgattgcccagttctccaatttgtccagatccctctgaatgGCCTCTCAGCCCTCGAGTGTCAACAGCTCTTCCccattttgtgtaatttgtaaacttacttagtattccctcaagtcccatGTCCAAGTCATTTGTAGAGACACTGAAtagcactggccctaagatggatccctgtggaaccccattagtgactggtcaccagactGAGATTACCCCacttactagaaccctttgagcctggcctgtcacccactgcattgtgtgttcatCCAGcagtatgctggacatcttgtccaggaggatactgagAGAGACAGTAGTGAaggctttgctgaaatccaaaaagagcacgtcaacaggcttcccttggtcaactatgTGGGTAACCATGccgtagaaagaaattaagtttgttaagcaggactttcccttcaTGAATCCATGCTGATTGGGACCAACGACTGCAttatcattcagatgtttttttatgactcccagaacaatcttctccatacatatcagacttctccatccttccACATCACCCACCAAGCACACCCAAGTCCTTGAGCAAAAGCAGTTCAGAGGGTGGGTTTGTTTTTGCCTGAGGCAGAAATAACCCAGACTGTCTTCCCTAACATGTTCTTCTTCTGTACGACAGGGACTTTACCCCCTTCTCCAGTCCATGGCAGTTTTGcttggcagggccagctcgattGGCACATCCCCTAGTGCCAATGCACCAGGTGGCTCTGGGTAAATGTGTACCCCACTGTTTGAAGGTCCCACCACCTGTTGCTCTCCATGTAGTTTGTAGCAGTCCATTGGGTCATCCAATTTTCCCGCACAGTGCATGACAGGGGATGGGATACATGCACTcagtgccatgctctttggcccccATGTCTATGAGGTTGTTTCAGAAACCAGTCCCGTTGTCTGACTCGGTTCTCTCTGAGGTGCTGTGTCAGCACAGGACcggcttttcaaggcccaggactgttccaggcagtggcatggggcacaTGCCACGTTTCCAGCcctccagtggttgcttccaccatagtAAGGAAGTGGCGCTTGGCTTGGCAAGTTTGTGGGAGAGTGATAGACCCAATCTGCCCGGCCACCCTGTATTTATCTTTCAGCCATCGCTCTCCCACTCAGCGAGGCTTTAGCCGCCTGGCGGGCTTGACTGGGCGGGGCCGAGCTGGGCGGGGCCGAGCTGGGCGGGGCCGCGCGATCGCCGCCGATCGCTGGGTGCGAGGAGCGCGTGGAGCGAGCGGCGGCGATGCTGACCTGCTGGGGAGCGGCGCTGGGCGCCGCCGTGTCCGTGCCCGTTCTCCTGCTGGTGGCAGGGCCCTACATCAGGTGCGTCTCACCGAGCGCGCCCCAGGCTTCCGCGCGTGCGGCGGGGGCGGTCGCGGAGCCGGCGTGCACACCGCGTCTCGCGGCGGTCGCGTCTGAGAGTTTGTTTGGCGGGAGGGCAGACACAAGGGATTCCGCTTCTCCGGCCCGCAGGGGCCGGGCGTCGTTCACGCTTCCCTCGGGGGAGCTGCTGTGGGGTCTGTCCGCGCTCACGGAACCGGCCGGGCTCCGGGAGAGGCGGGGCCTGAGCTCCCCTCACGGTGCCGCCGCTGAGCCCATTGGCCAAGGCGCCGGCGGTAGCCAATGGGAGCCCTATCTGACTCGAGGGCggggcggtggggccggggcggggccgggaggaggCGGGGCCTCCCGTGCCTGGTCGGCGGTTCCGCGCTCCGGCCGCGCCCCGCAGGTGTTTGTAAACCGGGGGACGTGGAGCGAGAGTTCCCGGTGTCCTGGTCACGACACGATCGTGATCAACCGATTCAGGTAACGATGCCCGTGAGTCCCCAAGGCCCTGAGCGCATCGGTGATCTCGACCGTTGGGGCGAGGTTGGGGTGACGCCTGGGGCTCTGGTGTCACAAAACAGAATGTTAACAGTCTTGGTTTCACAAGCCCTTTAGAATTTACCAGTGTAGATTAGCAGTCTAGTATATGATTTCTCATAACGCTCAGTCAACAGCTGATTAATGACATGATATAAAGCAATTTAATGCGATTTGTTATAGCTGAAAGAGATTACAGATGAAATGATGTCAAGGTTCACACTGTacttaaaaaagagaaagttacATCACTTGCAtatagacacatacagaggtATATGATTAAAAGCCTATGTACAAatctataaacacacacatacttcTTTGCATTCATCCATGGATATTTGAATATATTTGCACATAGTAACCTATAactttgtgtgtatgtatgtggagTATATGTGGACGTACACCTACGGCCAAAATTCCCCTCTGGAGTTAAGGGAGATATTAATTTTAATGCATCAGCATTTCTCAACGGGTGATGCACTGAGGCTCAAGAAATCTGTCCTCACCCACAGCTTTGTAGCATCAGTTCATTGCGGAATGTCACAGGAGCGTCCCACCTCACAGGAAGGTGCTGAGCCACAGCCCACTGGgactcaggagagctcaagggcCTCACTGTAGGATCACTCTTTATAGGGTCACAAGATCTTTGACCTTAGTCAGTATTTTTTCACTGTAGCCACTCTTAGGATCAGGTAATATTCTGGCAATGTCCAGAGCTCTCCGGATTGTACAGTTCTGGTACCATTTTGCTCTGGCTGAGTCCTGGGTAGCAGGTGTACCAAACCGCCAAAAGTGACTGATGGTCGCTACACCTTTCCCAGGCAGAAAGGACATCTCTTCCCATATGGAGCAAGCCTTCATGTCCTGACTGAAAgcacttgtgcctcagtttcccaactTCACTGCACTTGCACAATGGGGAGTTGTTCTTGGCAGGAGCTACAGGAATGTGGGTGCCTCAGTGGCCTGTCTCGCTGCACTTGCACAATGGGAATATTTCTCCCCAAATCATGCCTGCCCTGCCCCAGTATCCAGGTGGTCGAGTGGCCCAGGAAGGGCTGGTGGAGGTCGCAGCCACCACATCTGTGTGCTCAGTCCTGACCCAAGTCCCCTGAGGAGCAAAGCTGCCCTCGGACCCTGTTGCATGACAACTGCCGTCCTCTGTTGCAGGAGGTATGTCGCCGGAGGACGGTGCAAGTCAACAGCCAggctggaggggaaggtggtGATAATCACAGGAGCCAACACCGGCATCGGGAAGGAGACGGCCAGAGACCTCGCGCGAAGAGGCAAGTCagtgtccagcagcagcagcagcagccctgtgtgGCTGATGTGTGTGGGCCTGTGTGTCAGAAGTCCCTTCTCTGGATAAGAGGGAAGAATATTTTATGCTTACATTTAAGTGAATTGGATTCCAAAGCTATTTCAGATGACACTAAGTGTTGCTCCTTGAGAGCCTGTAACCACTGAAGTGAAAACCTCCAGTTGTGGTGCACACTCCTGACCTGAGAGAACCTGGACAGAAGCACTTCGGATGTGCGTTTCCCTGCTCTGAAAACAGCTTTGGGCTGGATCGGAGACAGCAACATAGTGGGAAAGGCTTTGTCCCTTCCATCTGCTCCCCTGAGTGATGCCAATTCCCTAAAGACACAATATCTTGTTTGTAAGAACTGTGTGTAGTCAGACTGCTTGTCCCAGCCTTGATCATCCTGTGTGCTCCAGTGATCTCAGGTTCTGTTCCTGCTCTTTTTGCCCCCTTGCAGGTGCGAGGGTGATTGTCGCTTGCAGAGACACAGCGAAGGCAGAAGCTGCAGCCAGTGAAATCCGAGCTGAGACAGGGAACCAGCAAGTGATTGTGAAAAAACTGGACTTGGCTGATACAAAGTCCATCCGGGAGTTTGCTGAGCAATTTCTAGCAGGTACCATCTCTGGATCCTTGTTTTCAGTGACAACTTGTTACCAAGGATTGCTGTATGTTCTTCTAGCAAATGCCAAATCTCGACCGGCACATCTCTGTACTGTGTTAGGCCTTGTGGTTTTACAGCAGAGGCTTGTCGGAGGCCATGAGCTAGTTTGTGGTAGGAGACTTATTATTTTGATGTATTGTGGCTTCACCTCAGACAGGCATGGGTTTCTTTATTTAGCTGACTTGTGCCACCTTCTTGTCTGTCTTTGTTCTCTGCTTCCCAGTTTAAGGACGTCTGTTGTTTCTTACAGAGGAGAAGGAGCTCCATATTCTCATTAATAATGCTGGGGTAATGTTATGCCCTTACTCCAAGACTGTGGATGGCTTTGAGATGCACCTGGGCGTCAATCATCTTGGTAAGGCCGGTGGAGGCAAGTTTGCATTCAGTATCTGTGGCAAAATGCCAGAGGGAAGCACTGCTTCCAGAGTTTCTCTTCCTCATGCTTGCTTCTTGGGGAAGGATGGAAGTGCAGTCTTACAGAGTTCTGGAGATGCAACGCAATGTATTTGCTTATCATGGACCCAGTTTAAGTATCTGCACATGTTACCTGGAACATTTGAAATGTATGACAGTTTCCGCATTTTGAAACTGAAGAGCAGAATTTAAtggccacaaaaatgattagCTGTTGATTCAGGGGGGACTTCTTTTCCCTGGACTTGACATGAGGGCAGCAGTAAGATATAACATGTATGTAATATGTTGCAAGCACTATGAAACCCCAGGAGGGGAATCCAGCAGAGAAGGATGACGTTTCCTCTCCTCCACAGGTCATTTTCTCTTGACCTTCCTGTTGCTGGAGCGTCTGAAGCAGTCTGCCCCAGCCCGCATAGTCAACGTGTCCTCGCTGGCTCATCACATTGGCCGAATCCGTTTCCATGACCTCCATGGTGAGAAGAGCTACAATCGCAGCCTCGCCTACTGTCACAGCAAACTGGCTAATATGCTCTTCACCCGGGAGCTGGCAAGGCGGCTGCAAGGCAAGTCCCAAGGAGAGAGGAGTGGTTTTATCCTGGCTTTTGAGCACCATGGGTGAGGAGAGTGGATTGGAGAAAGGGCTGCAAATTGATTGTTCAGAAATGAAGCGGTTTGAGGGAAGGGTCattgacagcaggagaaaaataccTCCTGCCTGTGAAACCAGGGGACATAATACTCTAATTGTCTTTACAGCCACAGAACAGAGGAGCTTATTAGTTTGGCACAGTTTAatgtatttggggtttttttggtgcatgtaaaaaaaaatactgaaaccaCATAGAAAATTGTGGTACATGGGtggaagctgaaaaaaatgaaagaactgaAGTACAATTGCAGTCTCCACTAGAAAAGCGAATGGATATTCAGGTGCCGTAAATGCTGATGGTCTCTAAAACCAGAATATTATGACTAGACAGTACCTCTTAAGTAAATCTGTCACAGTTATGTAATTCAGGCCTTTTAATAAAGTTATCTAGTACTTGTTTTTCTAAAACAGAAGCAATGTCTTCAAGATGTTGTGAATTTTGGGGCGgtcctatgcagggacatgaGTTGGACTTAATCCCTCGGGCCCCTTCCGACTCAGAAGATTCTATGAGTCTTTCGAAAATCAGTAGCTGGTATTCTCAAAAGCTGTCTTAGCACCCAGGCTCTCTAGCACATTGTTTCATTGAAGGCATGTAGTGActgccttctttggaagggagcagGGGATGCTCCAGCAAACAGGAACTACAGAGGACTTAAGTTACATTCCCTGTACCCACACCTGGAATCCTCCTTTAAGTTGTAGAATATCTGCAGTAGAATTGAGGAGCAGGTGACCTTTTTTCTTAAAGGCAATTTGATGCATGCGGATTTGTCCTGGACTACTCTTTTGCCGTAGGCACCAAAGTCACAGCAAATGTTCTCCATCCTGGCTGTGTGCATTCTGATCTGGTCCGGCACTCATTTGCCGTGATGTGGCTGCTGAAGATATTCCCATTCTTCTTCAAGACACCTTGGGAAGGAGCTCAGACCAGTATCTACTGTGCAGTAGCAGAGGAGCTAAACTCTGTGACAGGACAGTATTTCAGGTGAGTGCAAGCTGATGGAGTCATATACTGTGGAAGACAACCTTGTTGGCTGGGAAAAATGAGACTTAAAGTCATTCTTCATTAAGAAGGGATGGGGTAAGAGGCTGGCTGGTAAGCCCAAGGGTGACAAATACTAAAGTTCCAGGTCTGTTGCAGTGGTTATTGTATTAGAAGAAATCCCTGACCTGTGTCACGTTTCACACAACAGCAGATCCTTCAGTGCTAGGAATATCACTGTACTCAGAGTGCAGGCATGGCTGTCACGTGCTCAGAGCTCTAATCCTGATCTGCCTGAGACTTGGGCAAATCACTTTTCAGTGGAGCCGTTTAGTTAATGAGGTCACTTGGGTCAATCCTGGGAAGAACACTTTGGTTCTCTTCGTAGTTTTACCCCACTGGGGCAGAGGGGGCCTGTGCTCCCAGGGAGCCGGGAGGGCTGGtggtgctgcagagctgggaggggaggctTTCAGGAGCAGCATGTGACAAAACAACTTGATTCTCCTGTGTGGCAGATGCACCAGCTGGGAGGAGCTCCTGCTGGGATGCTCATTGCTCTGTTCTGCAAACTTCCTTGTGCAGCACCCACTACCAACGATATTGTTCCTTGACTTCTTTGACTTACTCCAGGCCCCTGCATGGTCAATCCTTTTCCCCTCACCAAAACCACAGCCCGTAGCAGTTCCAAGTCAGTGTCACCCTGGGTTTGAAAGCTGCCCGTTGAACAGCTTCATGCAGATGTGTCTTTCAGCTTTCCACTGGGTGCAGAGCAGAGTAACGACACTGTTGTTTGGGAAAAGAACGTGAGAATCtgccatctctcttttttttcacatGGATGACGTTAGAGCCTTTGCATCGCTGCAGAGCTTTTTCCTCTTGTGATATGCAACCAGATTAGTCTCTGTAATGACTTGGTCTGATCTTCACTTGGGGGTCTGTACCATCTTAATCAGACTGGAGTATATAAATAGATGTCTTAATCTTCCCTGGATGACTGGTGTCCCAGGATATAAATGGAGCCTTTATGTGCTGGAGTACAGAAAACCTTGGTGGATTTTAAACTCAAAAAAGAAAGGAGTTCTGGACTTGGTGGGAAATGAAGAGCTTCAACAGAAATTCATTATTTACCTTGGATGAGCCAAAAATGCTTTTCGCTCTCCAGGCAATAGAATATAAAGCACAAGACAGATATTAAGAAAAGAATTTGCATGCCACAGCGAGACAGGTGGAGTCCACCAGAGTCACTTCAGGAACATCGAGACTGTGCACTTGGAGCTCTGAGGACATTAGGCTGGGTAGAAATCTTACGAGGTGCAATTGCCTCTGTTCTCTTAAACTCCCATGTTATTGCAGCACCCGGCATTACAGATGAGAACACGCGATCTCTATTCCACACAAAGTGCTGTCTGATTGCCAGAgctgagcagaaaggagacaGAGTTCAGAGGATACTGGAAAAAAGGATAACCAGAGATGGTTATTACAGGGTGGTTATTCTGGGGCAGCTTTGCCTCCTGAGCAATGGCAAGAGAGGGGGATGAGTAGGATGGGATAAACAGTTTAGGATGAAGAGCTGTTAGAGTGGCCTGTTTGCTAGAAAAGTGCCCCTGAAGAAGTTCTGTTCACATTTTTATACCCCTTTTTAGTGGTATTCATGAGAATGTACGTTGAAGAGTACATAGTAGAGCATATTCAGGTTTCCTTAAGAGTTGAGACAACAGATAGAGTGAGACTTGCTTGCCAGTGCTTGGTGCCATTGGGAAAGAAAGCTTTCTAAAGGTGGCTTAGCACCAACCCTTGCTCTTTTGCTAGATAGTCTCCCAGCTTGCTTCAGCTGGTCTTGAAACAACTCCCTTATCTTAACACAGATATTTCAGTGTGCTAATGCAGATGGAGATCTTTGGcttaaaaaagtttaaaaaaccaaaatgttcttCTTACAGTGATTGCCAGCCAGCGTACGTATCTCCACGGGGTCGGGACGATGAGGCAGCAAAGAAGCTCTGGAGTGTGAGCTGTGAGCTCCTCGGCATCCAGTGGGACTGAGCAGCGCAGACATCAAGTGTGTTCCTGGCTGAGCCCAGTGATGCTTATCCTGGGAAAAGCACTGCTGAGAGTCCTCCAGACCAGAACACTGATGGCTCTATGGGCACAATGTAATGTGAATTTATTGAATATTCCACTTAAGGATTGAGGTGTCTAGGCAACCAACACCTTCATAGCTGGAGAATTGTAAGCACCAAGGCAGGTAGCAACGTTTCCTTGTTATCTCATGCAACAGCCCAAGGCTATTGTTCTCTGGCTTGAGAATAGGAATGGAGGTTGCagtcttaggtttagattatgaatTAACAAACAATTTCTGTCCTAGTTTAGCTCTAGCTGGCAATTAAGTACTAGGTGGTTACTCACTTACTCCTGCCCCCTTGTGTTGAGATGGGGAGGaaaactggttaaaaaaaaaaaagtaaatctcatGGGTTTGGATTAAAAACGGTTTAACAGCAcaacaaaggaagaaataaacaacaacaataatagcaataaaagaatatacaaagcaagggatacacaatgcaattgctcaccacctagAAAACTGATGCCAAGCCTGCTCCCGAGCTGTGATAACCCCTCCCTGGCGCGGTGCCCCCAGTTATGTActgagcatgatgccatatgggctgtgtcccctcccagcttcccctgaaaattaactctatcccagccaaacccaggaCGTTATCTACCCCTTATGTTACACCGTCTACATCATGTCTGTATTGTACACTTTTCAGCTGATCACCACCGTCTTCCTGTCCTACATACACACATCTCATTCTCCTAGTCTGTGGGCTATCCTTCTAAAATTTTGTTTAAGTTCGTTTAATCCATGATTTTTGGCTCCATCTGTCATAACAGTCTTTCAGGGCAGGAGTGACAGTGTGAGGTGCTGGAATGTCACTTACTGCCTCCAGAGCTCGTAGCTGGGCTGAAGATGTCGCTCTCAGGGAAGTTGCTGGGCACCAGTTCCTGAAGCCAGTTTTAGTTCCCTCACTGCTGCACTTTCCTCGGTTTCATCAAAACTCATTCTTCATTAATTTGGGTGATTCTTCCTGAAATACCATTTATATGGCATATAGCAACTATAGTAGTGATGATGTACAGTGGCAGGGCTCtttagcaattaacatcataaaaTTCTTATCATTGGCTATTCTCACCCAAAAGCAAATCCCCTtgtggtagaatcatagaatgtcctgagttggaagagacccacagggatcattgaatccaactcctgtccctgcatatggcagctccacagttcacaccatatatcttttcttgaacactgtcaggcttggggccatgaccacctccctggggagcctgttccagtgctccaccacctgctggatgaagaaccttttcctaatgcccaacctaaacctctcctggcacatcttcctgacattccctcgggttctgtcattggtcaccagagagaagagatcaacacctgcccctcctccccttgtgaggaagctgtagactgtgatgaggtctcccctcagtctcttccaggctgaacacacccagtgactttagtcactcctcatacggcttcccctccaaaccctttacCAAATTTATAGCCCTCTTCTGGGCACTCTCTGGTAGCttcatatcttttttatcctgtgttgtccagaactgcacaccgttctccaggtgaggccgcaccagcgcagagcagagctggacaaTCACAtccctcacccggctggcaatgctgtgcatgatgcacctgggacacggttggccctcttggctgccagggacactgttggctcatgttcaacttgtcattGACCAGAacgcccagatccctctccatggggcagctctccagcctctcattccccagtctgtatgtatagc
It encodes:
- the LOC136102193 gene encoding retinol dehydrogenase 12-like, with product MLTCWGAALGAAVSVPVLLLVAGPYIRRYVAGGRCKSTARLEGKVVIITGANTGIGKETARDLARRGARVIVACRDTAKAEAAASEIRAETGNQQVIVKKLDLADTKSIREFAEQFLAEEKELHILINNAGVMLCPYSKTVDGFEMHLGVNHLGHFLLTFLLLERLKQSAPARIVNVSSLAHHIGRIRFHDLHGEKSYNRSLAYCHSKLANMLFTRELARRLQGTKVTANVLHPGCVHSDLVRHSFAVMWLLKIFPFFFKTPWEGAQTSIYCAVAEELNSVTGQYFSDCQPAYVSPRGRDDEAAKKLWSVSCELLGIQWD